The following are encoded in a window of Roseimaritima ulvae genomic DNA:
- a CDS encoding methyl-accepting chemotaxis protein, whose translation MSFPKQLQGLSLRFQFTVFTVIVIGVALAIMGVLAFQQSEEIVTEMTLDRMMAQTNEMVSTLEHKRRFSRADTLKTIAYPPIPGIVRCLDNRENPGQDPDNPGVSTEFWIDKLDQILKAQFEYAPHRLASSLYDRDGREIMREVATPRGPRLEFGRDIRVNDEAFFNRARMASPGELYVSQVQQQPDSKQVVVHYCTPYFSAAAGGGRGEFRGVLVITEDAGSMFRDAVADATEVADTLESNEELIVEIVDESWRFLHSNAASEATAFSSDRFDKLRPVRAELLKKRSGSNGYQRDQDSFRGLVQAAERDSDVSLVSTHQRFYFNEPEDMSRFWVVSTSEDAASALGSVSNLRQQFVWIGLAVLAAAAVVVYLLTSQLTQGISRLVSIADAIAGGDQRQELPADGGIGEVGALTSSFRSMTNNLRDTIEQVSADEARMQAIFDSAADALVTIDRHGTVLTANAATAATFGWTAAEIVGQDAGLLCSVLSQKEHDYGHRQLLPGEVRRLGDETQVVAKRKDGTEFPVALRVAEMNYQGEELYIATLQDITQRVDNERRRNQLFEAIRDAVQRLASASQQILATTSEQASGTQQQAATVSQVVATAEEIAQTAQQAAQRANEVAQSARHTDEVGSAGRNAIDGAVLAMENVKEQVESIAQNMLLLAERAQTIGEITATVNDIAEQTNVLALNAAVEASRAGEHGKGFAVVAAEVKSLAGQSKKATSQVRTILSEIQKATNDAVLSTEHGTRTVADANDVISKAGETINALASTLAESVRTANQISASASQQAVGVRQLTDGVHNIDTVTQQSVDAIRQIKQAAENLAGLSNELASLTEAS comes from the coding sequence ATGTCGTTCCCGAAGCAGCTGCAAGGCCTATCGTTGCGGTTTCAATTTACCGTGTTCACCGTGATCGTGATCGGGGTGGCATTGGCGATCATGGGCGTGTTGGCATTTCAGCAAAGCGAAGAAATCGTCACGGAGATGACGCTCGACCGGATGATGGCACAGACCAACGAGATGGTCAGTACGCTGGAGCATAAACGGCGGTTCAGCCGCGCGGACACTCTGAAAACGATTGCATATCCGCCGATTCCAGGCATCGTGCGGTGCTTGGATAACCGTGAAAACCCCGGACAAGATCCCGACAACCCCGGCGTATCGACCGAGTTTTGGATCGACAAACTGGACCAAATCTTGAAAGCCCAGTTTGAATATGCCCCGCATCGGTTGGCCAGCAGTCTGTACGATCGTGACGGCCGCGAGATCATGCGTGAGGTGGCCACGCCGAGAGGTCCGAGGTTGGAATTCGGCCGCGACATACGAGTCAACGACGAAGCGTTTTTTAATCGGGCTCGGATGGCATCGCCCGGAGAACTGTACGTCTCGCAGGTCCAGCAACAACCCGACAGCAAACAAGTCGTGGTGCATTATTGCACGCCCTACTTCAGCGCGGCGGCGGGCGGCGGACGCGGCGAGTTCCGCGGGGTGTTGGTGATTACCGAAGACGCGGGCAGCATGTTTCGCGACGCGGTCGCCGACGCCACCGAGGTCGCCGACACGTTGGAGTCCAATGAGGAATTGATTGTCGAAATCGTGGATGAGTCGTGGCGGTTTCTGCATAGCAACGCTGCCAGCGAAGCCACGGCCTTTAGTTCGGATCGGTTCGATAAGCTGCGACCGGTGCGGGCGGAGCTGTTAAAGAAACGCTCTGGCAGCAACGGCTACCAACGCGACCAGGATAGCTTTCGCGGTCTGGTGCAGGCGGCCGAACGCGATAGTGACGTATCCCTGGTTTCGACGCATCAACGTTTTTATTTCAACGAACCGGAAGACATGTCGCGGTTTTGGGTGGTTTCCACCAGTGAAGACGCGGCTTCCGCCTTAGGCTCGGTATCGAACCTCCGGCAGCAATTCGTGTGGATTGGGTTGGCGGTCTTGGCCGCTGCCGCCGTGGTTGTTTATTTGCTGACCTCTCAGCTGACCCAGGGGATTTCTCGGCTGGTGTCGATCGCCGATGCGATCGCCGGCGGGGACCAGCGGCAGGAATTGCCCGCCGATGGTGGGATCGGAGAAGTCGGAGCGTTGACGTCGTCGTTTCGATCGATGACCAATAATTTAAGAGACACGATTGAACAGGTCAGCGCCGACGAAGCTCGCATGCAGGCAATCTTTGATTCCGCCGCCGACGCGTTGGTGACCATCGACCGCCACGGCACCGTGCTGACCGCCAATGCCGCCACCGCGGCCACCTTCGGCTGGACGGCTGCGGAAATCGTCGGCCAGGACGCCGGCCTGTTGTGCAGCGTGTTGTCTCAAAAGGAACACGACTACGGCCATCGACAACTGTTGCCCGGCGAAGTGCGGCGCCTGGGCGACGAAACACAAGTCGTTGCCAAACGCAAAGACGGCACCGAGTTCCCCGTGGCGTTGCGGGTGGCGGAAATGAACTACCAAGGCGAAGAATTGTACATCGCCACGCTGCAGGACATCACGCAGCGGGTCGACAACGAACGCCGCCGCAACCAGTTGTTCGAAGCCATTCGCGACGCCGTCCAACGCCTCGCATCGGCCAGCCAGCAAATTTTGGCGACCACTTCGGAACAGGCCAGCGGGACCCAGCAACAGGCTGCCACCGTTTCGCAGGTGGTGGCCACGGCCGAAGAGATCGCTCAGACCGCGCAACAAGCCGCCCAGCGAGCCAATGAGGTGGCGCAGTCCGCGCGGCATACCGACGAGGTCGGGTCGGCCGGTCGCAACGCCATCGATGGAGCGGTGTTGGCGATGGAAAATGTCAAAGAACAAGTCGAATCGATCGCTCAAAATATGCTGCTGTTGGCCGAACGCGCCCAAACCATCGGCGAGATCACGGCCACCGTCAACGACATCGCCGAACAGACCAACGTGTTGGCCTTGAATGCCGCCGTCGAAGCTTCTCGCGCAGGCGAACACGGCAAAGGCTTTGCTGTCGTGGCTGCGGAAGTTAAGTCGCTGGCCGGACAATCCAAGAAAGCCACCTCGCAGGTTCGCACCATCCTGAGCGAAATTCAAAAAGCCACCAACGATGCCGTGCTGTCCACCGAACACGGTACGCGAACCGTCGCCGATGCCAACGACGTGATCAGCAAAGCCGGCGAAACTATCAATGCCCTGGCCAGCACGCTGGCCGAGTCGGTGCGGACGGCTAACCAGATCTCCGCTTCCGCCAGCCAACAGGCGGTCGGCGTGCGACAGCTGACCGATGGCGTCCACAACATCGACACGGTGACCCAGCAAAGTGTCGATGCGATCCGGCAAATCAAACAGGCCGCGGAAAATCTGGCGGGCCTGAGCAACGAATTGGCTTCTTTAACCGAGGCCTCCTAG
- a CDS encoding chemotaxis protein CheW, with the protein MVLDPHRQEVKIDWTAIKDRLNSVSQAMDDAEQLTPQQAAATMDARARRLAEVPETKLEDQQVLEVVQFSISGQRCAIETRFIHEVIREETVTPIPAVGNCFAGVTNLRGQIVLVVHLEPLLGLEITTKSHVQLLVLGEQRTELAIIVDDIDQVLRLRREQVLELSGGTGSLREIACGCTADARVILDGRALLQCEDFSIEENE; encoded by the coding sequence ATGGTTTTGGACCCGCACAGGCAGGAGGTGAAAATCGATTGGACGGCCATCAAGGACCGCTTGAATTCGGTCTCCCAAGCCATGGACGATGCCGAGCAACTGACGCCGCAGCAGGCGGCGGCCACGATGGACGCGCGGGCCCGGCGATTGGCCGAAGTGCCGGAGACCAAGCTCGAAGACCAACAGGTGTTAGAGGTCGTGCAGTTTTCGATTTCCGGTCAACGCTGTGCGATCGAAACGCGGTTTATCCATGAGGTCATCCGCGAGGAAACTGTGACACCGATTCCGGCTGTCGGTAACTGCTTTGCCGGCGTCACCAATCTCCGCGGACAGATTGTGTTGGTCGTCCACTTGGAACCGCTGCTGGGACTGGAAATCACCACCAAGTCGCACGTTCAGTTGTTGGTCTTGGGGGAACAACGGACCGAATTAGCGATCATCGTCGATGACATTGATCAGGTGTTACGGCTGCGCCGCGAGCAAGTGTTGGAACTGTCAGGTGGAACGGGCAGCTTGAGAGAGATCGCCTGCGGGTGCACCGCCGACGCTCGGGTGATTTTGGATGGGCGGGCGCTACTGCAGTGTGAGGACTTTTCCATCGAAGAAAATGAGTAA